The window CACCATCGCCACGAGCGAGGCGACGACGGTGACGGTGTTGCCCAGGATGCTGGTGACCGTGTTCGTGAGTACGCCGGAGACGCCGCCGACGTCGTTCTGGAGCCGTGACTGGATGACCCCGGTCTTGGTGCGGGTGAAGAAGCCGAGCTCCATCGCCTGCAGGTGGTCGAAGAGCCGCAGGCGCAGGTCTCCTGTCACCGCGTTGCCCACGGTGGCGGTGAGCCAGGTCTGACCGACGCCGAGCGCCGCCGACAGGAGGAAGAACGCGATCATCAGCACCACGAGCCGCACGAGCACCGGGATGTCCGGCGGCCCTCCGGCGACCGGGAACAGCCCGTCGTCGAAGATGCGCTGCACGAGAAGCGGCGGCACGACCGCCACGGCGGCACCGAGGACGACCAGGAGCGCGGTGATCGCGATGCGCCACCGGTAGGGACGGAAGAGCGCGACCACCCGCCTGCCGAGATTCGCCACCCGCGGGGCGTCGGCGTTGCGCTTGCGCTGCGCCTCGATGTCGACGCCGCGGAATCCGACGCCGCCTGCCATGCTCATGCCGGTCAGCCTACGTCCGCCCGTCGACACGGGGGGCGGGATGCTGCGGACGCTGGAGATTGTTCGCCATCGAGGGAATTTCGTGTCGGGGGTCCGCGTTACCGTGTTCGTGCCACCCGGTCCGGTGGCGACCAGCGCCCCGATTGCACGATGAGGAGCCACCTATGGCCGCCCCCGCCACCGACAGCATCCGACAGCCCCAGTCCGTCACGTCCGCATCGGGCGTCTCCCCCGAGCAGAGCCGGGTGATCTGGCTTCTCCTGGTCGCCGCGTTCGTGGCGATCCTCAACGAGACGACGATGGGCGTCGCGATCCCCGCGCTCATCGAAGACCTCGGCATCACGGCCGTCGCCGCGCAGTGGCTGACGACCGCGTTCATGCTGACCATGGCCGTGATCATCCCCATCAGCGGCTTCCTCCTGCGTCGGTTCAGCACGCGGCAGATGTTCATCGCCGCGATGTCCCTCTTCTCCGCGGGAACGCTCGTCGCCTTCCTCTCGGTCGGCTTCCCCATGCTGCTCGCCGCCCGTGTCATCCAGGCCTCGGGTACGGCCATCATGATGCCGTTGCTGATGACCACCCTCATGACGGTCGTGCCTCCGCACCTGCGCGGCCGCATGATGGGCCGGGTCAGCATCGTCATCTCTCTCGCGCCCGCGATCGGCCCGACCGTGTCGGGCTTCATCGTCGACACCATCGGCTGGCACTGGAACTTCGGACTCGTGCTCCCCATCGCCCTCGTCTCGCTCGCCATCGGCGCGAAGTGGATCCGCAACATCTCCGAGACCGAGCACAACCGCATCGACGTGCTCTCGGTGATCCTCTCCGCGATCGGCTTCGGCGGGGTCGTCTTCGGCCTGAGCCAGCTCGGCGGCCACGGTGAGGCGGATGCGGCGAGCGAACCCTCTTCTCCGCTGCTGCTCATCGTCGCCCTCGTCGGTGGCGCCGTCGCGCTCGTGCTCTTCGGCTGGCGGCAGCTGCGCCTCCAGCGCACCGACGACGCGCTGCTCGACCTGCGAGTGTTCCGGGTGCGCAACTTCTCGCTCGCCGTCGCCCAGCTCGGCGTCATGTCGCTCGCCTT is drawn from Microbacterium hatanonis and contains these coding sequences:
- a CDS encoding DHA2 family efflux MFS transporter permease subunit → MAAPATDSIRQPQSVTSASGVSPEQSRVIWLLLVAAFVAILNETTMGVAIPALIEDLGITAVAAQWLTTAFMLTMAVIIPISGFLLRRFSTRQMFIAAMSLFSAGTLVAFLSVGFPMLLAARVIQASGTAIMMPLLMTTLMTVVPPHLRGRMMGRVSIVISLAPAIGPTVSGFIVDTIGWHWNFGLVLPIALVSLAIGAKWIRNISETEHNRIDVLSVILSAIGFGGVVFGLSQLGGHGEADAASEPSSPLLLIVALVGGAVALVLFGWRQLRLQRTDDALLDLRVFRVRNFSLAVAQLGVMSLAFFGTITLLPLYLQQGLGLNAAESGLVLLPGALAMGLAGPVIGRIYDRRGTKVLLVPGAVLVSAMLWAYALLATTTTPIWLIVVMQTLLSLGLALSFTPLITASLGSLQPRQYSYGSAIVNTLQQVAGAAGISILITTMASVMGASTETAAAAEAAGARGAFLVAAIISLPLLVGAFLVKKPADAPAELPLAH